Proteins from one Pseudomonadota bacterium genomic window:
- a CDS encoding DnaJ family molecular chaperone, with product MPTTIWSSLSALIGKVAYGTGAALGGVVESLRNLVSTEEERRQVAFTVAMIGLSAKMAKADGVVTNDEIDAFRDLVEFPAEEALNVSRLYNLAKQDVAGFDAYARKIGGLFEGEHEILEDILDGLFHIAMADGVLHDREAAYLQTVAGEFGLDDSAYRRIRARHVFEGEVDPYIVLGVNADMPFDEIKRVYRRLVAENHPDRLMARGVPAEFVKIATERLAAINAAFDQIELGARA from the coding sequence ATGCCCACGACGATCTGGTCATCGCTCAGCGCACTTATCGGCAAGGTCGCATATGGCACCGGGGCCGCGTTGGGCGGCGTGGTCGAGAGCCTCCGCAACTTGGTGAGCACTGAAGAAGAGCGCCGTCAGGTTGCGTTCACGGTCGCAATGATAGGCTTGTCAGCGAAGATGGCCAAGGCCGATGGCGTCGTGACAAACGACGAGATCGATGCTTTTCGCGATTTGGTCGAGTTCCCCGCGGAGGAGGCCTTGAACGTTTCGCGGCTGTATAACCTGGCCAAGCAAGATGTGGCGGGCTTTGACGCCTACGCCAGAAAGATCGGTGGCCTGTTCGAGGGGGAGCACGAGATCCTTGAGGACATCCTCGATGGTCTGTTTCATATCGCAATGGCTGATGGTGTCCTGCACGACCGGGAGGCGGCCTACCTTCAAACCGTTGCAGGGGAGTTTGGGCTCGATGATAGTGCCTATCGCCGCATTCGCGCGCGTCACGTGTTCGAAGGTGAAGTCGATCCCTACATCGTGTTGGGCGTTAACGCGGATATGCCGTTCGATGAGATCAAGCGGGTCTACCGTCGGCTTGTGGCGGAGAACCATCCAGACCGCCTGATGGCGCGCGGAGTTCCGGCCGAGTTCGTCAAGATTGCAACCGAGCGGCTCGCGGCGATCAACGCGGCCTTCGATCAGATCGAACTGGGCGCACGCGCCTGA
- a CDS encoding winged helix DNA-binding protein translates to MAARNDAVEQLSPKPTVGPVVSSAHLARSAIPAQSEFEFALTMTVNAFHRWMTRCMTAAGEEGLSPLEVLVVHLVNHRDRPKTLADICLVLNIEDTHLVTYAVKKLAERGLVETGRKGKEKTVVITPKGTDVCTRYGELREALFIDAVKTLNLDGSDISKVAAMMRTLSGSYDQAARAAAAM, encoded by the coding sequence ATGGCTGCCCGAAACGATGCTGTCGAACAACTGAGCCCGAAGCCCACCGTTGGCCCAGTGGTGTCTTCGGCACACCTGGCGCGTTCCGCCATTCCCGCGCAATCGGAGTTCGAGTTTGCGCTGACGATGACCGTCAACGCTTTCCACCGGTGGATGACGCGTTGCATGACGGCAGCTGGCGAGGAAGGCCTCTCACCTCTTGAGGTGCTGGTCGTGCACCTCGTTAATCACAGGGATCGGCCGAAAACACTGGCCGATATCTGCCTCGTTCTGAACATCGAAGATACGCATCTGGTCACTTATGCGGTCAAGAAGCTCGCGGAACGTGGGCTCGTCGAAACGGGCCGCAAGGGCAAAGAAAAAACCGTCGTAATTACGCCTAAAGGAACCGACGTGTGCACCCGATACGGAGAGTTGCGAGAAGCTCTGTTCATTGACGCTGTCAAGACGCTCAACCTTGATGGCAGCGACATCTCGAAGGTGGCTGCGATGATGCGCACCCTGTCTGGTTCGTACGATCAGGCTGCCCGCGCCGCCGCAGCGATGTGA
- a CDS encoding TRAP transporter large permease subunit — translation MAIETLALLLGGLMLAALALGLWVSLALAAVAIVGIVIATNVPVGTVMATTIWGKLNSWELTALPMFIWMGEILFRSRLSQDMFAGLAPWMRGLPGRLLHVNILGCTIFAAVSGSSAATTATIGRMALPELAQRGYDPRIAIGTLAGSGTLGLLIPPSIILIVYGAATEQSIARLFIAGVLPGIMLATLFMGFTAVWALTNRDKMPASEDAIPLRDRIAATRRLLPVILLIVAVIGSIYAGLASPTEAAAVGVFCALVLSWLSGTLTRESFTEALLGATRTSCMIAFILAGAAFLTVAMGYTRIPRELASWISVMELSPYMLLAALTLFFVVLGCFLDGISIVVLTTSIILPMVEAAGIDLIWFGIFLVLVVEMSQITPPVGFNLFVIQGMTGRNIFQVALYALPFFGLLVLGTVLLVAFPEIALWLPETMLSNN, via the coding sequence ATGGCGATTGAGACGCTCGCGCTACTGTTGGGCGGGTTAATGCTTGCCGCTTTGGCCTTAGGCTTATGGGTCTCGTTGGCCCTTGCTGCCGTGGCTATTGTGGGGATCGTGATCGCCACCAATGTTCCGGTCGGAACCGTTATGGCAACGACCATTTGGGGTAAGCTCAACTCCTGGGAGCTGACCGCGCTGCCCATGTTCATCTGGATGGGCGAAATTCTGTTTCGCTCGCGGCTCAGCCAAGACATGTTCGCCGGTCTTGCACCGTGGATGCGCGGGCTACCTGGACGGTTGCTGCATGTGAACATACTGGGCTGCACCATCTTTGCGGCGGTCTCGGGCTCGTCGGCGGCCACGACCGCCACGATTGGGCGCATGGCGCTGCCAGAGCTTGCGCAAAGGGGATATGACCCGCGCATCGCAATTGGCACCTTGGCAGGATCCGGGACACTGGGTCTGCTCATTCCGCCCTCGATCATCTTGATCGTTTATGGCGCTGCCACCGAACAGTCGATCGCACGGCTTTTCATTGCAGGCGTGTTGCCGGGCATCATGCTTGCAACCCTGTTCATGGGTTTCACTGCCGTCTGGGCGCTCACGAACAGGGATAAGATGCCTGCCTCGGAAGATGCCATTCCTCTGCGCGACCGTATCGCTGCAACTCGGCGGCTCTTGCCGGTCATTCTTTTAATCGTGGCTGTGATTGGCTCGATCTACGCAGGACTTGCCTCTCCAACGGAGGCGGCGGCCGTCGGTGTCTTCTGTGCTTTGGTTCTATCGTGGCTTTCCGGCACGCTGACACGGGAGAGTTTTACTGAAGCGTTGCTCGGCGCCACCCGCACCAGTTGCATGATCGCCTTCATCCTCGCTGGCGCGGCGTTCCTGACGGTCGCAATGGGATACACGCGTATTCCCAGAGAACTGGCGTCATGGATCAGCGTCATGGAGCTGTCACCTTATATGCTGCTTGCTGCGTTGACCCTGTTCTTCGTGGTTCTGGGCTGCTTTCTCGACGGCATTTCGATTGTGGTCCTCACAACATCCATTATCCTGCCGATGGTCGAGGCAGCAGGCATCGATCTGATATGGTTCGGCATCTTCCTGGTGCTTGTTGTTGAGATGAGCCAAATCACGCCGCCGGTGGGGTTCAATCTTTTTGTCATTCAGGGCATGACGGGCCGCAACATCTTCCAGGTTGCACTGTACGCGTTGCCGTTCTTCGGCCTGCTTGTGCTGGGTACTGTGCTCCTGGTGGCCTTTCCGGAGATCGCGCTATGGCTGCCCGAAACGATGCTGTCGAACAACTGA
- a CDS encoding TRAP transporter small permease: MRSVLDGLYKASSFAAAACLCLIAALVLVQVFGRIVDGVLRAFNLPILGLTVPSLNEIAGFLFVAATFLALASTLRRADHIRVSMLIKAVPLHVRRWLEALVLALGAALAAYASYHAVLLVIDSIQFNSVSFGVIPVRLWIPQSALAAGLIVFAISLLDEFARVVTQGIPTYQAWEERKADALNAPVVDSSNPSEGRV, translated from the coding sequence ATGCGATCGGTTCTCGACGGGCTCTATAAAGCATCATCTTTTGCCGCCGCCGCCTGCCTTTGTCTGATCGCGGCCCTTGTTTTGGTTCAGGTATTCGGCCGGATCGTTGATGGCGTTTTGCGCGCATTCAATTTGCCGATCCTCGGCCTAACGGTGCCCTCCCTCAACGAGATTGCGGGCTTTCTTTTCGTTGCGGCGACCTTTCTGGCGCTTGCTTCGACACTGCGACGAGCTGATCACATCCGTGTTTCGATGCTGATCAAGGCTGTGCCGTTGCACGTTAGGCGATGGCTGGAGGCGCTTGTTCTGGCTTTGGGCGCTGCCCTGGCAGCCTACGCGTCCTACCATGCTGTGCTGCTTGTGATCGATTCCATCCAGTTCAACTCGGTTTCTTTTGGGGTGATCCCGGTTCGGCTGTGGATTCCGCAATCGGCTTTGGCAGCTGGTCTGATCGTCTTTGCAATCTCGCTGCTTGATGAGTTTGCCCGTGTGGTGACCCAGGGCATTCCAACCTACCAGGCGTGGGAAGAGCGCAAGGCCGATGCGCTCAATGCGCCTGTCGTGGATAGCTCCAATCCAAGCGAAGGGCGCGTCTAA
- a CDS encoding TRAP transporter substrate-binding protein, whose translation MNVFKTMALAGAVSMAASGAWAQTAWDMPTPYGDSIFHTQNILQFADDVREATGGTLDITVHSAGSLFGHPEIKDSVRRQLAPIGEVLISRLSNENALYGIDSIPFLATSYEEAAALWAASEPAIAELLAEEGLMLLFAVPWPPQGIYAGMEVTDATQMDGVRFRAYNAATERLASLMGAVPTQVEAGDIPTAFSTGRVDAMITSPSTGVASQAWDFVSTYHDTRAWLPKNMVIVNQSAFDALTEEEQAALMEAAEAAETRGWAMSEEETGSKTMTLSENGMSVVEPSDTLSTQLSSIGQTMTAEWLSEAGEAGQAVIQAYEDGM comes from the coding sequence ATGAACGTCTTCAAGACTATGGCTCTTGCTGGAGCTGTTTCGATGGCGGCATCAGGCGCCTGGGCGCAGACCGCCTGGGATATGCCGACGCCGTACGGTGACAGCATCTTTCACACGCAAAACATCTTACAGTTTGCCGATGATGTGCGTGAAGCGACCGGTGGCACGCTGGATATCACCGTCCATTCGGCGGGTTCATTGTTTGGCCATCCGGAGATCAAGGATTCGGTTCGCCGTCAGCTTGCGCCGATCGGTGAAGTGCTGATCTCGCGGCTGTCGAACGAAAATGCGCTTTACGGCATCGATTCCATTCCCTTCCTCGCCACAAGCTACGAAGAAGCCGCGGCGCTGTGGGCAGCGTCCGAGCCCGCAATCGCCGAACTCCTGGCGGAAGAGGGCTTGATGCTTCTGTTTGCCGTGCCGTGGCCACCGCAAGGCATCTACGCGGGCATGGAAGTGACCGATGCGACGCAAATGGATGGGGTGCGCTTCCGTGCCTACAATGCTGCGACCGAGAGACTTGCCAGCCTGATGGGTGCGGTGCCGACGCAGGTCGAAGCCGGCGACATCCCGACCGCGTTCTCGACCGGCCGCGTTGATGCCATGATCACTTCGCCGTCGACGGGCGTTGCGTCGCAGGCCTGGGACTTCGTTTCCACCTATCACGACACGCGCGCCTGGCTGCCCAAGAACATGGTGATCGTCAATCAGAGCGCGTTTGACGCACTTACAGAAGAAGAGCAGGCCGCTCTGATGGAAGCCGCTGAGGCCGCCGAGACGCGCGGTTGGGCCATGTCAGAAGAGGAAACCGGCTCAAAGACAATGACCCTCTCGGAAAATGGCATGTCGGTGGTTGAACCGTCCGATACCCTGTCCACTCAGTTGTCCAGCATCGGGCAGACCATGACGGCAGAATGGCTTTCGGAGGCCGGTGAGGCTGGCCAGGCGGTCATCCAGGCTTACGAAGACGGAATGTAA
- a CDS encoding hydantoinase B/oxoprolinase family protein, producing the protein MAKTQMAGAEDASGGRWDFWIDRGGTFTDIVARTPQGELRTMKMLSENPEAYRDAAVEGIRRFMDVAAGGKVAADQIATVKMGTTVATNALLERKGEPTALLITRGFRDALKLGYQARPDIFAKNIILPEQLYDAVIEIDERVLADGTVELEIKDEAIDRALDAVEKGGYKAIAITLMHAYAYPEHERRIAERARARGIPQVSVSHEASPLVKLVGRGDTTVVDAYLSPILRRYVNQVADELGVEGSGCRLMFMMSSGGLTAADLFQGKDAILSGPAGGVVGAVQTAAMAGFDKIIGFDMGGTSTDVSHYAGGYERAFDTEVAGVRIRAPMMRIHTVAAGGGSILHYADGRFQVGPDSAGANPGPACYRRGGPLAVTDANVMVGKLQPDLFPAIFGPDQDQPIDAEEVSRRFASLAAEIGDGRSPEEIADGFLRIAVENMANAVKTISVQRGYDVTNYALVSFGGAGGQHTCAIADRLGMTTAHIHPYSGLLSAYGMGLASIYASRTKALVEPLGGEAQAALDALIDELRKQVFDELAAQGVGRRAVRWSPVLHLRYEGTDTTIDLDFSSRDICAVRTHFEAEHKAQFGFTYPGRTVIIESVEVQGADATTAGRPEEEVSTVEGEAQAYKSTRIFTGGEWHDAAIFRRADAHPGQTVTGPAILVEDHQTVVIEPGWQAQITARDHLVLKRIEAKKRDSAIGTDADPVMLEVFNNLFMSIAEQMGETLQKTSSSVNIKERLDFSCAVFDRHGALVANAPHMPVHLGSMDRSVEAIIRQNEGSVRPGDVYALNAPYNGGTHLPDITAVTPVFDEAETDILFWVASRGHHADVGGTAPGSMTPLATSVEEEGVLFDNFKVVDQGVFQEAALRTLLTDHPYPVRNPDQNVADLKAQIAANEKGVHEMRRITEQFGWDVVSAYMGHVQDNAEESVRRVLERLDDCEIEYPTDQGAVIKVRIAVDRQKREATVDFTGTCEQQPNNFNAPEPVSRAAVLYVFRVLTEQPIPMNAGCLKPIKLIIPEGSMLRPSFPAAVVAGNVETSQHVTNAMFCATKALAAAQGTMNNLTFGNATYQYYETICSGAPAGPGFSGTSGVHTHMTNSRLTDPEVLEMRFPVVLEDFHIEEGSGGRGHWSAGDGTRRAIRFLETMDCAVLSSHRQIPPPGVDGGEPGRLGRAEVRRNSGDMETLRSCDQTVLQPGEAIIMTTPTGGGYGRKS; encoded by the coding sequence ATGGCGAAGACACAAATGGCCGGGGCGGAAGACGCCTCAGGTGGCCGATGGGATTTCTGGATCGATCGCGGTGGCACCTTTACCGATATCGTCGCGCGCACACCGCAGGGTGAGCTGCGGACGATGAAGATGCTTTCGGAAAATCCCGAAGCCTATCGGGATGCCGCCGTTGAAGGCATTCGGCGTTTCATGGACGTTGCTGCCGGCGGCAAGGTGGCTGCCGATCAGATCGCCACCGTCAAGATGGGCACCACGGTGGCCACCAACGCACTTCTTGAGCGCAAGGGTGAGCCGACGGCCCTTCTGATCACGAGGGGTTTTCGCGACGCCTTGAAGTTAGGCTACCAGGCTAGACCCGACATCTTCGCCAAGAACATTATTCTCCCCGAACAACTCTATGATGCCGTCATCGAGATTGATGAGCGCGTTCTGGCGGACGGCACGGTCGAGTTGGAGATCAAAGATGAGGCGATCGACCGGGCGCTCGATGCCGTTGAGAAAGGCGGCTACAAGGCGATAGCGATTACTCTCATGCATGCCTACGCCTACCCCGAACATGAGCGACGGATCGCAGAACGCGCCCGAGCACGCGGGATCCCCCAGGTTTCGGTGAGCCACGAGGCATCACCGCTGGTCAAACTGGTCGGGCGCGGCGATACGACGGTGGTCGATGCCTATCTTTCCCCGATCCTGCGCCGCTATGTGAATCAGGTTGCTGACGAATTGGGTGTCGAAGGCTCCGGCTGCCGCCTGATGTTCATGATGTCTTCGGGCGGATTGACGGCCGCCGACCTCTTCCAGGGCAAGGACGCCATACTGTCCGGGCCCGCAGGCGGTGTTGTCGGTGCAGTGCAGACCGCCGCGATGGCCGGTTTCGACAAGATCATCGGTTTTGACATGGGCGGCACATCCACCGACGTCTCCCACTATGCCGGCGGCTACGAACGCGCCTTCGACACGGAAGTTGCCGGCGTCCGAATTCGCGCGCCGATGATGCGCATTCACACGGTTGCCGCCGGTGGCGGTTCCATCCTGCACTACGCCGACGGCCGCTTCCAGGTTGGTCCGGACTCAGCGGGAGCGAACCCAGGACCCGCCTGCTACCGGCGCGGCGGCCCGCTTGCGGTGACCGATGCAAACGTGATGGTTGGCAAACTGCAACCCGACCTGTTTCCCGCGATCTTCGGACCCGATCAGGACCAGCCGATCGACGCAGAAGAAGTCAGCAGAAGGTTTGCCTCGCTTGCCGCCGAAATCGGCGATGGCCGAAGCCCTGAAGAGATCGCCGACGGCTTCCTGCGCATTGCGGTCGAGAACATGGCGAATGCGGTCAAGACCATCTCCGTGCAGCGCGGGTACGATGTGACCAATTATGCACTGGTCTCGTTCGGCGGCGCCGGTGGCCAACACACCTGCGCCATCGCCGACAGGCTGGGGATGACCACCGCGCACATCCACCCCTATTCCGGTTTGTTGTCGGCTTATGGGATGGGGCTTGCCAGCATCTACGCATCCCGAACGAAAGCGCTTGTTGAGCCACTGGGTGGCGAAGCTCAAGCGGCACTGGACGCCCTTATCGATGAGCTTCGGAAACAGGTCTTCGACGAATTAGCTGCCCAGGGCGTCGGTCGGCGGGCCGTCCGATGGTCACCTGTCCTGCATCTGCGCTACGAGGGCACCGACACGACAATCGACCTCGACTTCTCCAGCCGCGACATCTGCGCCGTGCGCACGCACTTTGAAGCAGAGCACAAGGCGCAATTCGGCTTCACCTATCCTGGCCGCACAGTGATCATCGAAAGCGTGGAGGTTCAGGGTGCAGACGCCACAACCGCCGGTCGACCCGAGGAGGAAGTCTCCACCGTCGAGGGGGAAGCACAGGCCTACAAGTCAACGCGCATCTTCACCGGCGGCGAATGGCACGACGCAGCGATCTTTCGCCGCGCCGACGCTCATCCAGGGCAGACGGTCACCGGACCGGCAATACTCGTCGAAGACCACCAGACGGTGGTCATCGAACCGGGCTGGCAGGCGCAGATAACGGCGCGCGACCATCTGGTTCTCAAGCGGATTGAAGCAAAGAAACGCGACAGCGCAATCGGCACCGACGCAGACCCGGTGATGCTCGAGGTCTTCAACAACCTGTTCATGTCCATCGCCGAGCAGATGGGCGAGACACTGCAGAAAACATCCTCCTCGGTGAACATAAAAGAGCGGCTTGATTTCTCCTGCGCGGTCTTTGATCGCCATGGCGCACTGGTCGCGAACGCACCGCACATGCCGGTGCATCTAGGGTCCATGGACCGCTCGGTCGAAGCCATCATCCGCCAGAACGAGGGGTCCGTTCGGCCCGGCGACGTTTATGCGCTGAACGCCCCCTACAATGGCGGCACGCACTTGCCCGATATCACAGCCGTCACGCCGGTCTTCGATGAAGCCGAGACGGACATCCTGTTCTGGGTCGCCTCACGCGGGCACCATGCGGATGTCGGTGGAACGGCGCCGGGGTCCATGACGCCACTTGCCACCTCTGTGGAAGAAGAAGGCGTCCTGTTCGATAACTTCAAAGTCGTCGACCAAGGCGTCTTTCAGGAAGCCGCGTTACGCACGCTGCTGACCGACCACCCCTACCCTGTCCGCAACCCTGACCAGAACGTTGCGGACCTCAAGGCGCAGATAGCAGCCAACGAGAAGGGTGTGCACGAGATGCGCCGGATTACCGAGCAATTCGGATGGGACGTCGTCTCGGCCTATATGGGCCATGTTCAAGACAATGCCGAAGAGAGCGTGCGGCGGGTTCTCGAACGGCTTGACGACTGTGAGATCGAGTATCCGACTGATCAGGGCGCTGTGATCAAGGTGCGCATTGCGGTTGATCGTCAGAAGAGGGAAGCGACCGTCGATTTCACCGGCACCTGTGAGCAGCAACCCAACAATTTCAATGCACCTGAACCGGTGTCGAGAGCCGCGGTGCTGTACGTATTTCGCGTTCTCACCGAGCAGCCGATCCCGATGAACGCAGGCTGCCTGAAACCGATCAAGCTGATCATCCCAGAAGGCTCCATGCTGCGCCCAAGCTTCCCTGCTGCGGTGGTGGCAGGCAATGTCGAAACGTCGCAGCATGTGACCAACGCGATGTTCTGCGCCACCAAGGCGCTTGCCGCCGCGCAAGGCACAATGAACAATCTCACATTCGGCAACGCGACCTACCAGTACTACGAGACCATCTGTTCCGGCGCGCCCGCTGGGCCTGGCTTCTCGGGCACCTCGGGCGTCCATACACATATGACGAACTCACGCCTTACGGACCCGGAAGTACTGGAAATGCGCTTCCCGGTTGTCCTTGAAGATTTCCACATCGAAGAAGGTTCGGGCGGGCGCGGGCATTGGTCAGCAGGCGATGGAACCCGGCGCGCAATCCGGTTCTTGGAAACGATGGACTGCGCGGTTCTGTCTTCCCATCGCCAAATTCCACCACCTGGCGTTGATGGCGGCGAGCCGGGGCGACTGGGCAGAGCCGAGGTGCGCCGCAACTCCGGCGACATGGAAACCCTGCGCAGCTGTGACCAAACGGTTCTGCAGCCCGGGGAAGCGATCATCATGACCACGCCAACGGGCGGCGGATATGGACGCAAGAGTTGA
- a CDS encoding LysE family translocator: MTIELYLAYVFATVVVLAVPGPTILLVISYALSQGRRAALSTVLGVGLGDAIAVTVSLAGLGAIMAASATAFTVLKWVGAAYLIYLGVKMWRTQPQLSLSDEPSVSGRRMTVHTTIVTALNPKGIAFFIAFLPHFLNPTAPAAPQLIVLGSTFVVLGVVNAAIYALLAAHLRSRITRPSTLRWANRAGGTMLLGAGLMTAALRRS, translated from the coding sequence ATGACTATCGAACTCTATCTCGCCTACGTCTTCGCCACTGTGGTGGTGCTTGCAGTTCCCGGCCCAACCATCCTGCTCGTCATCTCGTACGCGCTGAGCCAAGGGCGGCGCGCGGCCTTGTCCACCGTACTCGGAGTTGGCCTCGGTGACGCAATCGCCGTCACGGTCTCGCTCGCCGGGCTTGGCGCCATCATGGCGGCTTCGGCGACGGCATTCACGGTGCTTAAGTGGGTGGGCGCGGCGTACCTGATCTATCTGGGGGTCAAGATGTGGCGGACACAGCCCCAGCTGAGCCTCAGCGATGAACCATCTGTCTCGGGAAGGCGCATGACCGTTCACACAACGATCGTGACCGCGCTAAACCCGAAAGGTATCGCCTTTTTCATCGCGTTCCTGCCGCACTTTCTCAACCCCACCGCGCCTGCAGCGCCCCAGCTCATTGTGCTGGGTTCCACGTTCGTGGTGCTCGGCGTTGTGAACGCTGCGATCTACGCCCTGCTCGCCGCCCATCTGCGCAGCAGGATAACCCGGCCCTCGACACTGCGCTGGGCAAATCGCGCCGGCGGCACCATGCTTCTTGGCGCCGGCCTGATGACGGCAGCATTGCGGCGAAGCTGA
- a CDS encoding NAD(P)H-dependent oxidoreductase, with the protein MAHAVLKILVSPRGEQSVSRTLADQVIEKLGPDSVVTRDVSGGIPVVDGSWIGAAFGGEDKSPLAVSDELVAEVKAADHLVIATPIWNFGVPSALKAWIDQIARAGQTFKYTDTGPVGLLEGKRATIVISSGGTESGSDIDFATPYLKHILGFIGITDVSVVAADRLMLDADASMAKAKQQIEALAA; encoded by the coding sequence GTGGCACATGCCGTTTTGAAAATTCTGGTTTCTCCCCGTGGTGAGCAGTCGGTCAGCCGGACGCTTGCTGATCAGGTGATCGAAAAACTGGGTCCCGACAGCGTTGTCACCCGCGACGTCAGTGGCGGAATCCCCGTCGTCGACGGTTCGTGGATCGGCGCAGCCTTCGGCGGTGAAGATAAATCACCTTTGGCCGTCTCTGATGAACTGGTCGCAGAAGTCAAAGCCGCCGATCATTTGGTGATCGCGACGCCCATCTGGAACTTCGGGGTGCCGTCCGCGTTAAAAGCCTGGATCGATCAGATCGCTCGCGCCGGCCAGACGTTCAAATACACCGATACGGGCCCGGTTGGGCTGCTTGAAGGAAAGAGAGCGACAATCGTCATTTCATCGGGCGGGACGGAATCGGGTTCCGACATCGACTTTGCAACGCCCTATCTCAAGCACATCCTTGGCTTCATCGGTATTACCGACGTGAGCGTTGTGGCGGCCGACCGGCTGATGCTGGATGCAGACGCATCAATGGCGAAAGCCAAGCAGCAGATTGAAGCCTTGGCTGCGTAG